The proteins below are encoded in one region of Aestuariivirga litoralis:
- a CDS encoding isopenicillin N synthase family dioxygenase, producing MNSNSTFPVFDLARFERASADEKKMLGAEVDRICRATGFLAVAHHGVPQDIIDRAWNAAHDFFDLPAEQKQESKAPYKGYPYGYLGPGTEALAKSLNVDTPPDLKESFNGGPLRKPDGLADPEALAFCYADTIWPAEPAGFVDAWKSYYAQMEDLGVRIMRVFAVALELDEKYFDGFLTAPVSALRALNYPEQRVAPQPGQLRAGAHADYGSLTILLPQAGSRGLEIITPDGKWTPVPPIEGTFVINIGDLMARWTNDRWVSTVHRVVNPPANEGGMDRRQSMAFFHQPNWDAEIKVLDVCVADGAAAKYEPVRSGPYLMGKFKSTAK from the coding sequence GTGAATTCCAATTCCACTTTTCCGGTTTTTGATTTGGCGCGCTTTGAGCGGGCATCTGCGGATGAGAAGAAGATGCTTGGTGCCGAGGTTGACCGCATTTGCCGCGCCACCGGATTTCTGGCGGTGGCACATCATGGCGTGCCGCAGGACATTATCGACCGGGCGTGGAACGCGGCGCATGATTTTTTCGATCTTCCGGCGGAGCAGAAGCAGGAATCCAAGGCACCTTATAAGGGCTATCCTTATGGCTATCTGGGGCCTGGAACCGAGGCGCTGGCGAAGTCGCTCAATGTCGATACCCCGCCGGACCTGAAGGAAAGCTTCAATGGTGGTCCGCTCCGCAAGCCCGATGGTTTGGCTGACCCAGAGGCGCTGGCGTTTTGCTACGCTGACACGATCTGGCCCGCAGAGCCCGCAGGTTTTGTGGATGCGTGGAAAAGTTATTATGCGCAGATGGAAGATCTGGGCGTTCGGATCATGCGCGTGTTCGCAGTGGCGCTGGAGCTGGATGAGAAATATTTTGACGGCTTCCTCACGGCACCCGTCAGTGCGCTGCGTGCCTTGAACTATCCGGAACAGCGTGTGGCTCCGCAGCCCGGCCAATTGCGCGCTGGGGCGCATGCCGATTATGGCAGCCTGACAATCCTGTTGCCGCAAGCGGGCTCACGCGGGCTGGAAATCATCACGCCGGATGGGAAGTGGACTCCCGTGCCGCCGATCGAGGGCACTTTCGTCATTAATATCGGCGACCTAATGGCGCGGTGGACGAATGACCGCTGGGTTTCGACGGTGCACCGGGTGGTCAATCCGCCTGCTAATGAAGGCGGCATGGACAGGCGCCAGTCGATGGCGTTCTTCCATCAGCCGAATTGGGATGCCGAAATCAAGGTGCTGGATGTCTGCGTGGCGGATGGCGCTGCAGCCAAATATGAGCCGGTGCGATCCGGCCCGTATTTGATGGGAAAATTCAAATCCACGGCGAAGTGA
- a CDS encoding RecQ family ATP-dependent DNA helicase: MAVDSEISTGGQDKHAILHARFGFNSFRPGQEKIVDWLAAGQHVLAVMPTGAGKSLCFQVPALMRGGVCIVVSPLVALMKDQVEGLKLDGISAETINSSQSREENVEIWKRVAAGEVAFLYLSPERLMDGRMLQALARLPVGLVAVDEAHCISQWGASFRPEYDALQGLRAALPDVPIGAFTATADAATQKDIAQKLFGGRANIQLSGFDRPNIRLHVARKDNKTRQLLDFVESRKGESGIVYALSRARTEALADELNAGGHRALAYHAGLPAEQRAEVQNLFMTEPGLIVCATIAFGMGIDKPDVRFVFHADLPSTLEAYYQEIGRAGRDGEAADAYMIFGMEDAAKRRRFINMESSDEARRKSEGIRLSKLVDFAEAKSCRRQALLSYFGQASETCGNCDNCLGLSSVASPRPTKKVARADAMREAVAGGLNEALLQRLKALRFKLAQAKRVPAYVIFHDRVLIEMAREKPLTEMDLGEISGVGPAKLEKFGRAFLAEIASYIEAGG; the protein is encoded by the coding sequence ATGGCAGTTGATTCTGAGATATCCACAGGCGGGCAGGACAAGCATGCGATTTTGCACGCGCGCTTCGGTTTTAACAGTTTCCGCCCCGGCCAGGAAAAGATCGTGGATTGGCTGGCGGCGGGGCAGCATGTTCTGGCGGTGATGCCTACGGGTGCCGGGAAATCTTTGTGTTTTCAGGTTCCTGCTTTGATGCGTGGCGGGGTGTGCATTGTGGTGTCGCCGCTGGTGGCCTTGATGAAAGATCAGGTCGAGGGGCTGAAGCTCGATGGGATCAGCGCCGAGACGATCAATTCGTCGCAGAGCCGGGAAGAGAATGTAGAGATCTGGAAGCGCGTGGCGGCGGGCGAAGTGGCGTTTCTGTACCTCTCGCCGGAGCGGCTGATGGATGGGCGCATGTTGCAGGCGCTGGCGCGGCTGCCGGTGGGGCTTGTTGCAGTTGATGAGGCGCATTGCATTTCACAATGGGGGGCCTCGTTCCGGCCGGAATATGATGCGCTTCAGGGCTTGCGCGCGGCGCTGCCCGACGTGCCGATTGGCGCGTTCACAGCGACGGCTGATGCGGCCACGCAGAAAGACATTGCGCAGAAGCTGTTTGGAGGGCGGGCCAACATCCAACTCTCCGGATTTGACCGGCCGAATATTCGCCTGCATGTGGCGCGCAAGGACAACAAGACGCGCCAGCTGCTGGATTTTGTCGAGAGCCGCAAGGGTGAGAGCGGCATCGTCTATGCGCTGTCGCGGGCGCGCACCGAGGCCTTGGCTGATGAGCTGAATGCCGGTGGGCACCGGGCGCTCGCCTATCATGCCGGTCTGCCTGCCGAGCAGCGCGCCGAGGTACAGAACCTGTTCATGACCGAGCCGGGCTTGATTGTGTGTGCCACCATTGCTTTCGGCATGGGCATCGACAAGCCGGATGTGCGGTTTGTGTTTCATGCCGATTTGCCTTCCACGCTGGAGGCCTATTATCAGGAGATCGGGCGCGCGGGCCGTGATGGCGAGGCGGCGGATGCGTATATGATTTTCGGCATGGAGGATGCGGCCAAGCGGCGGCGCTTCATCAATATGGAAAGCAGTGACGAAGCGCGGCGCAAGTCGGAAGGCATCAGGCTTTCCAAGCTGGTGGATTTTGCCGAGGCCAAGAGCTGCAGACGGCAGGCGTTGCTGTCGTACTTCGGGCAGGCGTCTGAGACATGTGGCAATTGCGATAATTGCTTGGGGCTGAGTTCTGTTGCCTCGCCACGGCCCACCAAGAAGGTGGCGCGTGCGGACGCGATGCGCGAGGCGGTGGCCGGTGGGCTGAATGAGGCCTTGCTGCAACGCCTGAAGGCGTTGCGCTTCAAGCTGGCGCAGGCCAAGCGCGTGCCGGCCTATGTGATTTTCCATGACCGGGTGCTGATTGAAATGGCGCGCGAAAAGCCGCTGACCGAAATGGATCTGGGCGAGATTTCAGGAGTGGGGCCTGCGAAGCTGGAAAAATTTGGGCGCGCGTTCCTGGCCGAAATTGCAAGTTATATCGAGGCTGGCGGTTGA
- a CDS encoding Do family serine endopeptidase, giving the protein MRFLSGLVLAVVLGTGTGFADTVPTDKMQMQLSFAPLVKKTAPAVVNVYAKTIQRVQGAGGPFDDPFFQQFFGRGQPRERVGNSLGSGVIVDKSGIIVTNNHVITGATDIRVALADKREFPAKLLLADEKTDLAVLRIDVGDEKLPILPFGNSDSLEVGDLVLAIGNPFGVGQTVTNGIVSALARTDVGASNYQSFIQTDAAINPGNSGGALVNMKGELVGINSMIYSRSGGSVGLGFSIPANLVSTVVQSAESGKKIVRPWMGGTFQVVNQDIADALGLDRPEGVLINNLDQLSPLREAGLQQGDVIMAMDGKSLENPQELNYLLGISHIGDSKLMEYRRGTTTKQVQIKLIAAPESVERQETSITGKNPLSGAVVVNLSPAVADELGMDTSAKGVVISGLQNGPARQFFIKGDIILEMNGAAIDTVDTLQRVVAQPSRGWVIGLLRGGQKVYFRLG; this is encoded by the coding sequence ATGCGGTTTTTGAGCGGATTGGTGCTTGCTGTGGTGTTGGGAACCGGGACCGGCTTTGCCGACACGGTGCCCACCGACAAAATGCAGATGCAGCTTTCCTTTGCACCTCTGGTGAAGAAGACCGCGCCTGCGGTGGTCAATGTCTATGCCAAGACCATTCAGCGCGTGCAGGGCGCGGGCGGGCCGTTTGATGATCCGTTCTTCCAGCAATTCTTTGGCCGTGGGCAGCCGCGTGAGCGCGTTGGGAATTCGCTTGGTTCGGGGGTGATCGTCGATAAATCCGGCATCATCGTCACCAACAATCATGTGATCACCGGGGCGACTGATATCCGCGTAGCGCTGGCCGACAAGCGCGAATTTCCGGCCAAGCTTTTGCTGGCCGATGAAAAGACCGATCTTGCAGTGCTGCGGATCGATGTGGGTGATGAGAAACTTCCCATTTTGCCCTTCGGCAATTCCGACAGCCTGGAAGTGGGCGATCTTGTTCTGGCCATCGGCAACCCATTCGGGGTGGGCCAGACAGTGACCAATGGCATTGTCTCGGCGCTGGCGCGCACCGATGTGGGCGCTTCCAACTACCAATCTTTCATCCAGACCGATGCGGCGATCAATCCGGGCAATTCCGGTGGCGCGCTGGTCAATATGAAGGGCGAACTGGTTGGCATCAATTCGATGATCTATTCGCGCTCTGGCGGCTCGGTGGGATTGGGCTTTTCGATTCCGGCCAATCTTGTGTCCACGGTGGTGCAATCGGCTGAAAGCGGCAAGAAGATCGTGCGGCCGTGGATGGGCGGCACATTCCAGGTGGTGAACCAGGACATTGCCGATGCGCTGGGCCTGGACCGGCCGGAGGGCGTGCTGATCAACAATCTCGATCAACTCAGCCCGCTGCGGGAAGCGGGGTTGCAGCAGGGCGATGTGATCATGGCGATGGATGGCAAGTCTCTCGAAAATCCGCAGGAACTGAATTACCTGCTGGGCATATCGCATATTGGTGACAGCAAGCTGATGGAGTATCGCCGCGGCACGACCACCAAGCAAGTGCAGATCAAGCTGATCGCAGCGCCTGAATCCGTCGAGCGCCAGGAAACCAGCATCACTGGAAAGAACCCGCTGTCTGGTGCCGTCGTCGTCAACCTTTCGCCGGCCGTGGCCGATGAGCTGGGCATGGATACCTCCGCCAAGGGCGTAGTGATCAGCGGCCTGCAGAATGGCCCAGCGCGGCAGTTCTTCATCAAGGGCGATATCATCCTCGAAATGAATGGTGCGGCCATCGACACTGTGGATACATTGCAGCGGGTTGTGGCGCAGCCATCACGCGGCTGGGTGATTGGATTGCTGCGCGGCGGGCAGAAGGTTTACTTTAGGCTCGGGTGA
- the uvrA gene encoding excinuclease ABC subunit UvrA: MSTKSITIQGAREHNLKNVSVELPRDKLIVFTGLSGSGKSSLAFDTIYAEGQRRYVESLSAYARQFLEMMQKPDVDQIDGLSPAISIEQKTTSRNPRSTVGTVTEIYDYLRLLYARVGIPYSPATGLPIEAQSVSQMVDRTMALPEGTRLFLLAPVVRGRKGEYKKEFAEYQKKGFQRVKVDGTFYEIDAVPALDKKYKHDIDVVVDRIVVKPDLATRLADSFETALKLADGLAIAEFADKPLPASQTKEGDSANKSANETHERIMFSQRFACPVSGFTIDEIEPRIFSFNNPFGACPTCDGLGTELKFEPELVVPDSAMSLRQGAIAPWAKTGATSPYYTQTLEALAKHYKFSMTTPWKDLPKKIKDVILNGTGDEEVTFTYDDGLRTYKNKKPFEGVIGNIERRWRETDSEWMREELAVYQSDHECAACHGYRLKPQTLAIKIDKLHIGQVSQFSIREADKWFGELAGKLTSKQNEIAVRILKEIRDRLKFLVDVGLDYLSMSRVSGTLSGGESQRIRLASQIGSGLTGVLYVLDEPSIGLHQRDNARLLQTLTHLRDLGNTVIVVEHDEDAIRLADYVLDIGPGAGVNGGKIVAEGTPEQVMANPASLTGQYLTGFQQVPVPLKRRKIDKSRKIVVKGARANNLKNVSAEIPLGVFTCVTGVSGGGKSTLVVDTMYRGLARKLMGTREAPLAHDTITGIEHLDKIIDIDQSPIGRTPRSNPATYTGAFTFIRDWFAGLPEAKARGYGPGRFSFNVKGGRCETCQGDGVIKIEMHFLPDVYVTCDECKGHRYNRETLEVKFKDKSIADVLDMTVAEAAEFFRAVPSVRDKMETLERVGLGYIKVGQQATTLSGGEAQRVKLAKELSKRATGRTLYLLDEPTTGLHFHDVKKLLEVLHELVDQGNSMVVIEHNLEVIKTADWIIDMGPEGGDGGGEIVAVGTPEDVAAEKRSYTGHYLKDVLKRPRREAAE; this comes from the coding sequence ATGTCCACAAAATCGATCACGATTCAGGGTGCCCGCGAGCACAACCTCAAAAATGTCTCCGTTGAACTGCCCCGCGACAAGCTGATTGTTTTCACGGGCCTGTCCGGCTCCGGCAAGTCGTCACTCGCCTTCGACACGATTTATGCCGAAGGCCAGCGCCGCTATGTGGAATCACTGAGCGCCTATGCCCGCCAGTTCCTCGAAATGATGCAAAAGCCGGATGTGGACCAGATTGACGGTCTCTCACCCGCCATTTCCATCGAGCAGAAGACGACAAGCCGCAACCCGCGTTCCACCGTGGGCACCGTCACCGAAATCTATGACTATTTGCGCCTGCTCTATGCCCGCGTCGGCATCCCCTATTCACCGGCCACCGGTCTTCCGATTGAAGCCCAAAGCGTGAGCCAGATGGTGGACCGCACCATGGCGCTGCCCGAAGGCACGCGCCTCTTCCTGCTCGCTCCCGTGGTGCGCGGGCGCAAAGGCGAATACAAGAAGGAATTCGCCGAATACCAGAAGAAGGGCTTCCAGCGCGTCAAGGTGGATGGCACCTTCTACGAGATCGACGCGGTGCCCGCGCTCGACAAGAAATACAAGCACGACATTGACGTGGTGGTGGACCGTATCGTGGTGAAGCCCGACCTCGCCACGCGCCTCGCCGACTCATTCGAAACCGCGCTCAAGCTCGCTGACGGCTTGGCCATTGCCGAATTTGCCGACAAGCCGTTGCCCGCCTCGCAGACCAAGGAAGGCGACAGCGCCAACAAAAGTGCCAATGAAACCCATGAGCGCATCATGTTCTCGCAGCGCTTTGCCTGCCCGGTTTCAGGCTTTACGATTGACGAGATCGAGCCGCGCATCTTCTCGTTCAACAATCCCTTCGGCGCCTGCCCCACTTGTGACGGCCTGGGCACTGAATTGAAATTCGAGCCGGAACTGGTCGTGCCCGATAGCGCCATGTCGCTGCGCCAGGGAGCGATTGCCCCCTGGGCCAAGACCGGCGCCACCTCTCCCTATTATACTCAGACGCTTGAGGCGCTGGCCAAGCACTACAAATTCTCGATGACCACGCCATGGAAGGACCTGCCCAAAAAGATCAAGGACGTGATCCTCAACGGCACCGGCGATGAGGAAGTCACCTTCACCTATGATGACGGCTTGCGCACCTATAAGAACAAGAAGCCCTTTGAAGGTGTGATCGGCAATATCGAACGCCGCTGGCGCGAAACCGATAGTGAATGGATGCGTGAGGAACTCGCCGTCTATCAGTCGGATCATGAATGCGCCGCCTGCCACGGTTACCGCCTGAAGCCGCAGACCTTGGCCATCAAGATCGACAAGCTGCATATCGGCCAGGTTTCGCAATTCTCCATCCGCGAGGCCGACAAGTGGTTTGGTGAACTCGCCGGCAAGCTCACGTCAAAGCAGAATGAAATTGCGGTGCGTATTTTGAAAGAGATCCGCGACCGCCTGAAATTCCTGGTCGATGTGGGTCTGGATTACCTGTCGATGAGCCGCGTCTCCGGCACGCTGTCGGGCGGCGAAAGCCAGCGCATCCGCCTCGCGTCACAAATCGGCAGCGGCCTCACCGGTGTTCTTTATGTTTTAGACGAGCCATCCATCGGCCTGCACCAGCGCGACAATGCCCGCCTCTTGCAAACCCTCACGCACTTGCGCGATCTCGGCAACACGGTGATCGTGGTGGAGCATGACGAAGACGCGATCCGCTTGGCGGATTACGTTCTCGATATCGGCCCCGGTGCCGGCGTCAATGGCGGCAAGATCGTCGCCGAAGGCACGCCCGAACAGGTGATGGCCAACCCCGCCTCGCTCACCGGCCAATATCTCACCGGCTTCCAGCAGGTGCCGGTGCCGCTGAAGCGCCGCAAGATCGACAAGAGCCGCAAGATCGTGGTGAAGGGTGCCCGCGCCAACAACTTGAAGAATGTCTCGGCAGAAATTCCGCTGGGCGTGTTCACTTGCGTGACCGGTGTATCCGGTGGCGGCAAATCCACGCTTGTCGTGGATACGATGTATCGCGGCCTCGCCCGCAAATTGATGGGCACGCGCGAAGCCCCGCTCGCCCATGATACGATCACCGGCATCGAGCATCTCGACAAGATCATCGATATCGACCAGAGCCCCATCGGCCGCACGCCGCGCTCCAACCCCGCCACTTACACTGGCGCCTTCACCTTCATTCGTGACTGGTTCGCAGGTCTCCCCGAAGCCAAGGCGCGCGGCTATGGCCCGGGCCGCTTCTCCTTCAACGTGAAGGGTGGCCGCTGCGAAACCTGCCAGGGCGACGGGGTCATCAAGATCGAGATGCACTTCCTGCCGGATGTCTATGTCACCTGCGATGAATGCAAGGGCCACCGCTACAACCGCGAAACCCTTGAGGTGAAATTCAAGGACAAGTCGATCGCTGACGTGCTCGACATGACGGTGGCCGAAGCCGCCGAATTCTTCCGCGCCGTGCCAAGTGTGCGCGACAAGATGGAAACGCTGGAACGCGTGGGCCTCGGCTACATCAAGGTCGGCCAGCAGGCGACAACGCTCTCCGGCGGCGAAGCGCAGCGCGTGAAGCTGGCCAAGGAGCTCAGCAAGCGCGCCACCGGCCGCACGCTCTATCTCTTGGACGAGCCCACGACCGGACTGCATTTCCACGACGTGAAAAAGCTGCTCGAAGTCCTCCACGAACTGGTTGACCAGGGCAATTCGATGGTCGTCATCGAGCACAATCTCGAAGTCATCAAGACGGCGGACTGGATCATCGACATGGGCCCGGAAGGCGGTGATGGCGGCGGCGAGATCGTCGCAGTCGGCACACCTGAAGATGTGGCTGCGGAAAAGCGCAGCTATACCGGCCATTACCTGAAGGACGTGCTCAAGCGCCCACGCCGGGAAGCAGCGGAATAG
- the vapB gene encoding type II toxin-antitoxin system VapB family antitoxin gives MSRSTVFKNNQTQAIRVPKALAFPDSVKNVEITRQGNGLLITPLVKSDWETFFSTPGIDEDFLSDRNQDLPQSRKWK, from the coding sequence ATGTCCCGCTCCACCGTCTTCAAAAACAACCAGACCCAAGCCATCCGCGTGCCCAAGGCCCTCGCCTTTCCAGATAGCGTCAAGAACGTGGAAATCACTCGTCAGGGCAACGGCTTGCTCATCACCCCGCTTGTGAAGAGCGACTGGGAAACGTTTTTCTCCACGCCGGGCATTGATGAGGATTTCCTCAGCGATCGCAACCAGGACCTGCCGCAATCACGGAAGTGGAAGTGA
- a CDS encoding type III PLP-dependent enzyme has product MTEPAIALKTSNTSAPKDAGELSLQLDGETAVFCFSADALTARAKLFNTGFKGLVTFAVKSNPSREVASTLAAAGLKAWDVASVQEMELVSGIQKDARFHYHNPIKSLREITRAYNEFNCRRFCIDCKEELAKIVSVAGSDRNIEIAVRIVLPRDRGASAHDFSTKFGAPEHIALELLKKVKALGFTPLITFHPGSQTKDPQVYARHIEAAARISKQADVEITKLNVGGGFPADYEYSKAPEPDVYFRAIEIARDQHFAGRTLPALECEPGRGLVAGCMSLLTNVKLVCSDGDDIFINDGVYGGLMEYMQVPELKPPTRVIRKGKVHNGQVKSWKVFGPTCDPLDVLPHRLDLSADLKDGDFIEFGMLGAYGISTLTKFNGYGQNLVMPVGKVLQS; this is encoded by the coding sequence ATGACCGAGCCAGCAATCGCCCTTAAGACTTCAAACACATCAGCCCCGAAAGATGCAGGCGAGCTTTCGCTGCAGCTCGATGGTGAAACGGCGGTGTTCTGTTTCTCCGCCGATGCGCTCACGGCGCGCGCCAAGCTGTTCAATACCGGCTTCAAGGGCCTGGTCACTTTCGCGGTGAAATCCAACCCCTCGCGCGAAGTGGCATCCACGCTGGCCGCGGCCGGCCTCAAGGCCTGGGACGTGGCTTCGGTGCAGGAAATGGAGCTGGTCAGCGGCATCCAGAAGGACGCGCGCTTCCACTATCATAACCCCATCAAGTCGCTGCGCGAGATCACTCGCGCCTATAATGAATTCAACTGTCGCCGCTTCTGCATCGATTGCAAGGAAGAGCTGGCCAAGATCGTCAGCGTGGCAGGCAGTGACCGCAATATCGAAATTGCCGTGCGCATCGTGCTGCCGCGTGACCGTGGTGCATCAGCCCATGACTTCTCAACCAAGTTCGGAGCCCCAGAGCATATCGCACTGGAATTACTAAAGAAAGTGAAGGCGCTGGGATTCACCCCACTGATCACCTTCCATCCCGGTTCGCAAACCAAGGACCCACAGGTCTATGCCCGTCATATTGAAGCGGCAGCCCGCATTTCCAAACAGGCCGATGTGGAAATCACCAAGCTCAATGTCGGCGGTGGCTTCCCGGCGGATTACGAATATTCCAAGGCCCCTGAACCCGACGTCTATTTCCGCGCCATCGAAATCGCCCGTGACCAGCATTTCGCCGGCCGCACTTTACCAGCGCTCGAATGCGAACCGGGCCGCGGCCTTGTGGCAGGTTGCATGTCACTGCTCACCAATGTGAAGCTGGTCTGCTCCGATGGCGATGATATCTTCATCAATGACGGCGTCTATGGCGGCCTGATGGAATATATGCAGGTGCCGGAACTGAAGCCGCCAACCCGCGTGATCCGCAAGGGCAAGGTGCATAATGGCCAGGTCAAAAGTTGGAAAGTCTTCGGCCCCACTTGTGATCCGCTCGATGTGCTGCCGCACCGGCTCGATCTCTCAGCCGACCTGAAGGATGGCGACTTCATCGAATTCGGCATGCTGGGCGCTTATGGCATTTCCACCCTGACCAAGTTCAATGGCTACGGCCAAAACCTCGTCATGCCCGTCGGAAAAGTGCTGCAGAGCTAG
- a CDS encoding DoxX family protein, producing the protein MNSGIIPTSWQGPLQALLRVVTGLLFIEHGTVKLFAFPTASGMDSLPPLLMIAAILEVIGGILFTVGAFTRWVAFILAGQMAVAYFMAHFPQTFWPVGNGGEAAILFCFIFLFFAAAGAGPYSVDDSRK; encoded by the coding sequence ATGAATTCTGGAATTATCCCCACTTCCTGGCAAGGTCCGCTGCAGGCGCTGCTGCGCGTCGTAACCGGCCTACTTTTCATCGAGCACGGCACCGTGAAGCTGTTCGCCTTCCCGACCGCTTCGGGCATGGACAGCCTGCCCCCGCTGCTGATGATCGCTGCCATCCTTGAAGTGATTGGCGGCATCCTCTTCACCGTCGGCGCCTTCACGCGTTGGGTTGCCTTCATCTTGGCTGGTCAAATGGCCGTTGCATACTTCATGGCGCATTTTCCCCAGACCTTCTGGCCCGTGGGTAATGGTGGCGAAGCAGCCATCCTGTTCTGCTTCATCTTCCTGTTCTTTGCCGCAGCCGGCGCTGGCCCCTACAGCGTGGACGACAGCCGCAAGTAA
- a CDS encoding replication-associated recombination protein A: MVSLFEAAGLDKEGPRPLADRLRPSRLADVVGQDHIVGPEGSLTKMLASGRIPSIILWGPPGTGKTTIARLLAGETGLAFEQMSAIFSGVADLKKAFDQARMRRMQGRGTLLFVDEIHRFNKAQQDSFLPFVEDGTITLVGATTENPSFELNGALLSRAQVLVLNRLTEDALDGLLSRAAFFEKREVPLEAEARAALVKMADGDGRYFLNLVEEIFASVPEGAKLLDTEALSKVISKRMPLYDKAADGHYNLISALHKSVRGSDPDAALYYLARMLAAGEDPLFLARRVVRMAIEDVGLADPQAVQQALAAKDVYDFLGSPEGELALAQAVIYVASAPKSNAVNNAYSAAMAAARETGSLSPPKTILNAPTKLMKQQEYGSGYKYDHDQPDAFSGQDYFPVEMGRRNFYQPVERGFEREIQKRLDHWAKLRRERQGN, from the coding sequence ATGGTGAGCCTTTTCGAGGCAGCGGGACTGGACAAAGAGGGGCCAAGGCCCCTTGCCGACCGGTTGCGGCCTTCGCGGCTGGCGGATGTTGTAGGGCAGGATCATATCGTGGGTCCCGAAGGCAGCCTGACCAAGATGTTGGCCTCTGGTCGCATTCCCTCAATTATCCTGTGGGGGCCGCCAGGCACCGGAAAAACCACCATCGCGAGGCTGCTGGCGGGCGAAACCGGTTTGGCCTTCGAGCAGATGTCGGCGATTTTTTCTGGTGTGGCTGATCTTAAAAAGGCGTTTGACCAGGCGCGGATGCGGCGCATGCAGGGCAGGGGCACGTTGCTGTTTGTTGACGAAATCCACCGCTTCAACAAAGCGCAGCAAGATTCATTTTTGCCTTTTGTTGAAGACGGCACGATCACACTGGTGGGGGCCACGACTGAGAATCCCAGTTTCGAGCTGAATGGTGCGTTGCTGTCACGCGCACAAGTTCTGGTGTTGAACCGGCTGACGGAAGACGCGCTGGACGGGTTGCTGTCGCGGGCGGCGTTTTTTGAAAAGCGTGAAGTGCCGCTGGAGGCTGAGGCGCGCGCCGCGCTGGTGAAGATGGCCGATGGGGACGGGCGGTATTTTCTCAATCTGGTCGAAGAGATTTTTGCGTCGGTGCCGGAAGGGGCCAAGCTGCTGGACACAGAGGCGCTCAGCAAGGTCATTTCCAAGCGCATGCCGCTTTACGACAAGGCGGCGGATGGGCATTACAACCTGATTTCGGCGTTGCATAAATCAGTGCGCGGTTCTGATCCGGATGCGGCCCTTTATTACCTCGCCCGCATGCTGGCGGCGGGGGAAGACCCGCTGTTCCTGGCGCGTCGCGTTGTGCGCATGGCGATTGAGGATGTGGGCCTGGCTGATCCGCAGGCGGTGCAGCAGGCGCTGGCGGCCAAGGATGTTTATGACTTTCTGGGCTCGCCGGAAGGTGAGTTGGCTTTGGCGCAAGCGGTGATCTATGTGGCGTCGGCGCCCAAATCCAATGCGGTCAACAATGCTTATTCAGCGGCCATGGCTGCGGCGCGCGAGACGGGTTCGTTGTCGCCGCCCAAGACGATACTGAATGCGCCGACCAAGCTGATGAAGCAGCAGGAATATGGTTCGGGCTACAAATACGATCATGACCAGCCGGATGCCTTTTCCGGGCAGGACTATTTCCCGGTGGAGATGGGCCGACGGAATTTCTATCAGCCGGTGGAGCGGGGCTTCGAGCGCGAAATCCAAAAGCGTCTCGACCATTGGGCCAAGCTGCGCCGCGAACGGCAGGGTAACTGA